A window of the Lolium perenne isolate Kyuss_39 chromosome 7, Kyuss_2.0, whole genome shotgun sequence genome harbors these coding sequences:
- the LOC127314683 gene encoding helicase-like transcription factor CHR28, with amino-acid sequence MLAGSMNNDNDNVIDISDSDSDFDFDFDSDDPASPNVTPGENGEGKSVMFQDEESTPSSSSRAIKNSNGQYRILPSSFASAIDAEKARYTLGSGDRTYPRSNSQVWPRHDSERATLSSSRRGSAGLAVDAKDNKNGLLSPSFSNGSTSKSTHPNVASDTRLLPSRFTNGNSQRLGDNKMGTHVAKEIGQPSSSGFPSQSSSVSNAQKVNMEDDDDDVYVYDGPSSHRVLPSYLDMQARPNLENRILDSEERAVYQEALQHISRDGTEDDLPEGVLSVSLLKHQKMALAWMVSKENSSHCAGGILADDQGLGKTVSTIALILKQRIQQSKFMHADSDPLKSEALNLDEDDEAVAVVDKAEQYMPVEPKKELDAGLSSTSASTSGVKPYISHMDTVPDIVVESKVERKKTKTGTSSASSTMRSMTRPAAGTLVVCPASVLKQWANELTDKVSENDKLSVLVYHGGARTKDPSELAKYDVVITTYTIVANEVPKQNADDDPDQKNGEESSAGNKKKQPSKSKKRKKKLKDSDIDLDSGPVARVRWFRVVLDEAQTIKNFRTQVAKGCCGLRAKRRWCLSGTPIQNAIDELYSYFRFLKYDPYSTYSSFSTMIKHPIARNAAHGYKKLQTVLRIILLRRTKETMINGKPIINLPPKIINLEKVDFTKEERAFYMTLEERSRQQFKEYAAAGTLKQNYANILLLLLRLRQACDHPLLVKGHQSVFKGDGSIEVAKKLPKERVIDLLARLEVSALCAVCRDTPDDAVVTMCGHIFCYQCIYERITTDENTCPSPNCKNILSTESVFSSGTLKICLSGKTGTYATASSSANDELSSISQSSYISSKIQATVDILNKIINTHALTDSDTIESNPSRVAPVKAIVFSQWTGMLDLLELSLNSNLIQYRRLDGTMSLNSRDKAVKDFNTDPEVRVMIMSLKAGNLGLNMVAACHVILLDLWWNPYAEDQAIDRAHRIGQTRAVTVSRLTIKESVEDRILALQEEKRAMVNSAFGDDKSGGHASRLTVDDLRYLFRI; translated from the exons ATGCTTGCTGGCAGTATGAATAACGATAATGATAATGTCATTGACATATCGGACAGTGATTCTGATTTTGATTTTGATTTTGACTCTGACGACCCTGCTTCTCCAAACGTCACGCCTGGCGAGAATGGTGAAGGGAAATCAGTCATGTTTCAGGACGAAGAGAGCACTCCTTCATCATCTTCTAGAGCTATCAAAAACAGCAATGGACAATACAGAATTCTGCCATCTTCATTTGCCAGTGCTATTGATGCCGAGAAAGCCCGTTATACATTAGGTTCGGGGGACAGGACTTATCCACGTTCAAATTCGCAAGTGTGGCCAAGGCACGATTCTGAAAGGGCCACTCTCTCTTCCAGCAGACGTGGTAGTGCAGGTTTGGCTGTTGATGCCAAGGACAATAAAAATGGGCTCCTTTCTCCATCTTTTTCCAATGGGAGCACATCAAAATCTACACATCCAAATGTTGCAAGTGACACCCGCTTACTCCCATCACGGTTTACCAATGGAAATTCACAAAGGTTGGGTGATAATAAGATGGGAACACATGTTGCCAAGGAAATTGGGCAGCCTTCATCTTCAGGGTTCCCAAGCCAAAGCTCCTCTGTCAGTAACGCCCAGAAGGTTAacatggaggatgacgatg ATGATGTCTATGTATATGATGGTCCCAGTTCACATAGGGTGCTGCCTTCATATCTTGATATGCAAGCTCGTCCAAACCTAGAAAATAGAATTTTGGATTCGGAAGAGAGGGCAGTATATCAAGAGGCTCTTCAG CATATTAGTCGGGATGGAACAGAGGATGATCTACCTGAGGGTGTCTTGTCAGTATCGCTGCTTAAGCACCAG AAAATGGCATTAGCTTGGATGGTATCGAAGGAGAATAGCTCACATTGTGCAGGTGGAATTCTTGCAGATGATCAG GGTCTTGGGAAGACTGTGTCTACAATTGCCCTTATACTTAAACAGAGGATTCAACAGTCTAAGTTCATGCATGCTGATTCAGATCCTTTGAAATCCGAAGCACTAAACCTTGATGAAGACGATGAGGCAGTGGCTGTTGTTGATAAGGCAGAACAGTATATGCCCGTTGAACCCAAGAAGGAACTAGATGCTGGTTTATCTTCGACATCAGCTAGTACAAGTGGTGTTAAACCATATATCAGTCACATGGATACTGTTCCGGATATagtggttgaaagcaaagttgaacGCAAGAAGACTAAAACAGGCACATCATCTGCATCATCGACAATGAGATCCATGACAAGGCCAGCTGCTGGTACTTTAGTAGTATGCCCTGCTAGTGTTCTTAAGCAGTGGGCTAACGAATTGACTGACAAGGTCAGTGAAAATGATAAGTTGTCTGTGTTAGTCTACCATGGTGGTGCGAGGACCAAAGATCCAAGTGAGCTGGCAAAATATGATGTTGTTATCACTACGTACACAATTGTGGCGAATGAAGTGCCTAAACAGAATGCTGATGATGACCCAGATCAAAAGAATGGTGAAGAATCTTCTGCTGGTAATAAGAAAAAACAACCAAGCaagtccaagaaaagaaagaagaaacttaAGGATTCAGATATTGACCTTGACAGTGGCCCAGTTGCCCGGGTACGGTGGTTTCGGGTTGTTCTTGATGAAGCTCAGACGATAAAAAATTTCCGGACTCAAGTGGCGAAAGGCTGCTGTGGACTAAGAGCGAAAAGGAGATGGTGCTTATCAGGAACACCTATACAGAATGCAATTGATGAGCTCTACAGCTATTTTCGTTTCTTGAAATATGATCCGTATTCTACATATAGCTCATTTTCTACGATGATAAAGCACCCAATTGCGAGAAATGCAGCTCATGGGTATAAGAAACTTCAAACTGTGTTGAGGATAATTCTCCTCCGTCGCACGAAAG AAACTATGATAAATGGAAAACCGATCATAAACTTACCTCCAAAGATAATCAATCTGGAAAAGGTAGATTTCACAAAGGAGGAGCGAGCTTTTTATATGACACTGGAAGAACGTTCTCGGCAACAGTTCAAG GAATACGCTGCTGCCGGAACGCTCAAACAAAACTATGCCAATATCCTTTTATTGTTGTTGCGGCTTAGGCAGGCATGTGATCATCCTCTTCTTGTGAAGGGGCATCAGTCTGTATTTAAGGGCGATGGTTCTATAGAGGTGGCGAAGAAACTTCCCAAGGAAAGGGTAATAGATTTACTTGCAAGGCTGGAAGTATCAGCACTTTGTGCTGTTTGCCGT GACACACCTGATGATGCTGTTGTGACTATGTGTGGTCATATTTTCTGCTATCAGTGTATATACGAGCGGATAACAACTGATGAAAACACATGCCCCTCCCCTAATTGCAAAAACATATTAAGTACTGAATCAGTATTTTCATCCGGGACATTAAAGATTTGTCTGTCAGGCAAGACTGGCACTTATGCAACAGCAAGTTCATCAGCAAATGATGAGTTATCTTCTATCAGTCAAAGCAGTTACATCTCCTCAAAGATACAAGCAACTGTCGATATACTGAATAAGATCATTAACACACATGCCCTTACAGACAGTGATACTATAGAATCAAATCCAAGCCGAGTAGCCCCGGTGAAAGCCATCGTCTTCTCTCAGTGGACTGGCATGCTGGATTTGCTGGAGCTTTCACTGAACAGCAATCTTATACAGTACAGGAGACTAGATGGAACAATGTCCCTCAATTCAAGAGATAAAGCAGTGAAGGATTTTAACACTGACCCAGAG GTTAGAGTTATGATAATGTCACTGAAAGCAGGTAATCTCGGTCTAAATATGGTTGCTGCTTGCCATGTAATTCTCCTTGATCTTTGGTGGAATCCTTATGCTGAGGACCAGGCAATTGATAGAGCACATAGAATTGGGCAGACTCGTGCTGTCACTGTCTCTCGTCTAACCATTAAAGAGTCGGTGGAAGATCGTATTTTAGCTTTGCAG GAGGAGAAGAGAGCCATGGTGAACTCTGCTTTTGGCGATGACAAATCGGGTGGCCACGCCAGTCGGCTTACTGTAGATGATCTGAGGTATCTGTTTAGGATATGA
- the LOC127315693 gene encoding protein FAR1-RELATED SEQUENCE 5-like: protein MDWFNLHGIDLNHPPGYDDFIEPDGTEAPVQGASVDGTGANSGFMSVDDTTDGAPTGQTLSSEQSGSDGEVQSTPEGFAPRKPYLGMKFDTWEAAKVHYNRYAEHVGFSMKMSSSRNPVLDKQKDKYLFVCNKSGTNSEKEETEAVKLRNRAITIRTNCQAKMRVKRKGSIWEVTQFIEEHTHETIKKLGLKKYLRSHKKIPKEEKKFIDLLDSVNLSAGRIMDIMSELYGTGKAVPYDTKTISNYMASIDEKQNVKDIPELLSYFEELKKEDPNFFYKYKLDSEDMIENIFWVDGPTREVYKNYNDCISFDTTYMTNAYKMPCAPIIGINRYGQTIQLGCGFLRNEKISNFVWLFEQFLDAMDGLHPLNIITDQDAAITTAIQEMFPNSCHRNCRWHIMQNAQGSPLGPFMAKHEELRREFNEIVDYSLTPVEFENRWGEMIERHGVSDNTDLAYLYEIRAKFVPAYFMDRFFPFLQTTARSEGFNAVLKRYVDPNASLLHFFKQYMKLQERIDITEDSHEFMGEDKTLKTWCDFPMEEQVLSIYTLPIFRRFQLELKKFTSYNIQQINPSLFEVSPIRNAVFGYGARNYRITANLEQDEYSCECCKFTRDGLICCHIIKVMSAVGKVEVMPERYILPRWSIPPPDIRIPQTEPQQMPAGKLSRKEMRLLRYGNLTKDFAKLAVNACASEKTDEVARKHMRAMEAEFAAMKKQAADALKRKKKQKETVLPCAEHAETTENPSSSTVGAEHNMHVNKKARDPPLTVTKGRPDEKRKKSGLHLKPAKPTKCTICGSSLHNPKDCPSKIAMKEKTPIIQLFQ, encoded by the coding sequence ATGGATTGGTTTAACCTGCATGGTATTGACCTGAACCATCCGCCTGGCTATGATGACTTCATTGAACCAGATGGAACTGAAGCACCAGTCCAAGGCGCATCAGTAGATGGTACTGGTGCTAATTCTGGATTCATGTCAGTAGATGATACTACTGATGGTGCTCCGACTGGTCAAACATTGTCTAGTGAACAAAGTGGCAGTGATGGTGAGGTGCAGTCAACGCCAGAAGGATTTGCACCACGTAAACCATACCTAGGTATGAAATTTGATACGTGGGAGGCTGCTAAAGTACACTACAACAGGTATGCCGAACATGTTGGTTTCTCTATGAAGATGAGTTCTTCCAGAAATCCAGTATTGGACAAGCAGAAGGACAAGTACTTGTTTGTGTGCAACAAGTCTGGAACTAATTCAGAGAAGGAAGAGACTGAGGCAGTGAAGTTGAGGAACAGAGCAATCACGATACGGACTAACTGTCAAGCAAAAATGCGTGTAAAAAGGAAGGGTTCAATATGGGAAGTAACACAGTTCATTGAAGAGCACACTCATGAAACTATCAAGAAGCTTGGTTTGAAGAAGTATTTACGATCACACAAGAAAATACCAAAAGAAGAAAAGAAGTTCATTGATCTGTTAGACAGTGTGAACCTCTCAGCAGGAAGAATAATGGATATCATGTCTGAGCTTTATGGAACAGGAAAAGCAGTTCCTTATGACACGAAGACAATAAGTAACTACATGGCAAGTATAGATGAGAAGCAAAATGTGAAAGACATACCAGAGCTTCTTAGTTACTTTGAGGAACTGAAGAAAGAAGATCCAAATTTCTTCTACAAATACAAACTTGATAGTGAGGACATGATTGAAAATATATTTTGGGTCGATGGACCCACTAGAGAAGTTTACAAGAATTACAATGACTGCATATCCTTTGACACTACATACATGACAAACGCTTATAAGATGCCGTGTGCACCCATTATTGGAATTAACAGATATGGGCAGACAATCCAGTTGGGATGTGGCTTCTTGAGGAATGAGAAGATAAGTAACTTTGTCTGGTTGTTTGAGCAGTTCCTGGATGCTATGGATGGTTTACACCCTCTGAATATCATCACTGACCAGGATGCTGCTATTACTACTGCCATCCAGGAAATGTTTCCTAACTCGTGCCATAGGAACTGTCGGTGGCATATAATGCAAAATGCACAAGGATCCCCTCTCGGCCCTTTCATGGCGAAGCATGAGGAACTACGAAGGGAGTTCAATGAAATTGTTGACTATAGCCTGACACCTGTCGAGTTTGAGAACCGATGGGGAGAGATGATTGAGAGGCATGGTGTATCGGACAACACAGACCTTGCTTACCTATATGAAATTAGAGCTAAATTTGTCCCAGCTTATTTTATGGATAGGTTCTTCCCTTTCCTACAAACTACTGCACGCAGTGAAGGATTCAATGCAGTTCTGAAGAGATATGTTGACCCAAATGCAAGCCTGCTACATTTCTTCAAACAATACATGAAGTTACAAGAGAGGATAGATATTACTGAAGATTCACATGAATTTATGGGTGAGGACAAAACTCTAAAAACATGGTGTGACTTTCCAATGGAGGAGCAAGTACTATCCATTTACACACTTCCCATATTCAGGCGATTTCAACTTGAGTTGAAGAAATTTACATCCTACAACATACAACAAATTAATCCTTCATTGTTTGAGGTTTCTCCAATCAGAAATGCAGTGTTTGGTTATGGAGCAAGGAATTACAGGATAACTGCAAATCTGGAGCAAGACGAATACAGTTGTGAATGCTGCAAATTTACTAGAGATGGGTTGATTTGTTGCCATATAATAAAGGTTATGTCTGCTGTTGGTAAAGTAGAAGTAATGCCAGAACGTTACATTCTACCTAGGTGGTCAATTCCCCCTCCCGACATACGTATTCCTCAGACTGAACCCCAGCAGATGCCAGCGGGCAAATTGTCTAGGAAGGAAATGAGGTTACTTCGCTATGGTAACCTCACTAAAGATTTCGCAAAACTAGCAGTTAATGCATGTGCTTCAGAAAAAACAGATGAAGTGGCTAGGAAACATATGCGTGCAATGGAAGCTGAATTTGCAGCAATGAAGAAACAAGCGGCAGATGCATTGAAGAGAAAAAAGAAGCAGAAGGAAACAGTTCTTCCATGTGCAGAACATGCTGAAACTACAGAAAATCCTAGCAGCTCAACTGTTGGTGCTGAACATAATATGCATGTAAACAAGAAAGCTAGGGATCCACCTTTGACAGTAACAAAAGGGAGGCCAgatgagaagaggaagaagagtggACTACATCTTAAACCTGCAAAACCAACAAAATGTACAATATGTGGGTCAAGCTTGCATAATCCAAAAGATTGTCCATCTAAGATTGCAATGAAAGAGAAGACACCAATTATTCAGCTTTTCCAATGA